Part of the Lotus japonicus ecotype B-129 chromosome 6, LjGifu_v1.2 genome, AAACATTGCCAGCCCCACCTGCCAAAAAGAATGTGGTGGAAAACCCTGAGGGCAATGAAGAAACGGCAACACTAGAACATGAAAATGATACCAAGATGAGTGAAGACCAAAATGAAGGTGGAGAACAAATGGACACAGATTGAGATCCTAATTGAATGTAAAAGACAAATAATCATTACAACAGTGATGAACACGAGACAAGTAATTATTTGGAATAGTTCCTTGATATTTTTCACTGATTATATTCTTCTGTTAGCAGTTCTAATGTATTATCTCATTTTAATTTGGTCTCAACACTGTCTTAATGTATTATggactaaatttattttataatgttTCAACTTAATAAGAATTAAGTGTGTTTGGATACTAATTAAGTGCAACATGAATAAACTTTCATCATACTCCTTTGTTCACTTTGTCTTAAAGTATGTTCTAATGTTCATTTGCATTGTCAACATACATACAAGCAAATCTCCAGCATTTTAAGAGCTTCTCCAATGGAAGTTGCCCTTATTTTAGCAAATAATGGTGCCAATTCGTTGAACACTGGAGAAAAACTCTTTATTTTTTATGGCGTAATAATATAGTAGAATCACTCGACCAAAAGAGTTTAGTACATcagataaaataaacaaatcaaGTCCTATAGGACCCtccttaatattttttttttggtcaaagaccCTCCTTAATCTAAGTGCAATTAGGAGAGGAGAAAGCTAGTTTAGCAAGAATTTGCAGCCTTGTTGCGACaccttctaataaaaaaaaggcttaaataagtttttggtccctatcctttacaaaatgtttggttttcgtccctcgccggagcaaaggtgggttttagtccctaacctttgccaaaaggtttggttttcatcctccggagctctgggtcaacgccggagctccggtggcccatgtggcaatgccacatgggatTAATGAGCCATgtgttattaatttatttatttttttaaaaaaaggaaattaactGATTAATTAAAAACCCTTAACTctgaaaggaaaaggaaagagcAGAGGTAGATGGTTGTCGCTGCGTGTGGTGCTCAGATAAAAACTTGTACCCAGACTTTTGTTATTATATAGTTATATTTAACATAAGAGTAGAATCTCTAAATTATTTTGATCATCAATAGTTCTCATATGCAAGGGAATGTTCACAATTTTACTAGCCAAAGCAGGATGGAACAGGCTAAAAACAAGTTCCATGTTCCAATCGTGTAAAATTGGAGAAATCAGATCAGCCGCCACACACAGTTGTGTATGTATTCTATCTCCTTGCTGTATGTCTACAACTTACCCCCATCAGGAAGCCAATCATCATCTGCTAACCTTAGTTCCATCCCCAACCTTCCATAAACATCCCAGTTTCATAAACCAACCTGTTTTATGGATACTTGATCACTCTGTACCCGGCACTAGCATCCAAAATTGAGCACCTCCTCCCAAGTAAATCTAGACTCTTGAGAAGCCTCCACCAATTCATAGCCAACAAACTAGTTTATCCCACCTCAACCAGTGGATTTTCCTCTTATTTATATCCCCACGCttgaaaaaaatttgcaatAGTGCAGATATTAGGGAATTGATTTTAATGTCACCCACTCACCGCTACTTGTTTTCTCGCCATTCAACTTTACCGCACTTATGTGTGCAGGAATCAATTACACGCCGAACTTATATGTGCGTCACACAAGTTATACATTCCGCACATTAAAAGTGCGAAAGGGAGATGACATGAATATCTAAAGACAACGGCAATGAGGACATAATGTAAAAGGGTATGTTTGAGCCCACATACTTAATCAACGTCTCTTTTCCTCCTATAAATAGAGGTTTCTTgactaaattaattatttgggTATTTGATTTACCTCCAATAATGGTAGGAAGATCCAAATATTTGTCATAACTCTCCATTATCTTAATCTCCAAAAGTTGTCTAAACTCATCAATTCGAGTGCTTGGCACATTTTAGCTACAAGAGAATTGACACATGTCAATATTTTTTCCCTAAAGCTTGCTCACAAAGGTGAGCAATAGTAGAACAATACAGACACTTCTTACTAGGAGacgggtagctcacttggtgagtTAAGGGAAATGAAAGGATTTGTAGGGTGAAGGGCCAGAATTCAAACCCTAACCGAAAGAACTAATTTATTAACAGTTAACAACTAACATtcgcctataaaaaaaaaccggGCACTTCTTACCTCATATAAAGCGGATGAACCCATAGACTTCAACAATATTGCAGAGAAAATTTTcccataaatgatgaataaataAGGAGACAATGGATCCCCAACCGAAGTTGTCCTCTTTGACGGGAGAAACTAGTATAAGGTCGTCCATTCAGCAAAATAGAGAACTTCATTGTAGAGACACATTGCATAATTAAATTCACCCAAGTACTAGAACTCTACAAGAAAGACCACCTCACATGATCATAAgcctttaacatttttttttgatgcTTACAACCAAAGGAAACagaaaaaacacaaagaaaaacTACTGCCTAAGCACCACAGACCCCATGGAGTCTGCGATGAGTAAATCCCCCATTCCAGGGAGGGGGTctgggaggaggaggaagctaACTTCCTGGTTTGCTTCTGCTTTAGCAACAAAATCTGCACAAAAGTTTCCCTCACGCAGAATATGCTCCAAACGCACTCGCCACGGACGATTCAACAGCTGACAAATGTGGGCAATCAGAACAGCAAACACGTGGTACTGAGACGGAGGGTCACGCACCAGATTAATGGCAAGCATGGAATCTGAGAAGCACACTACGTGCCGGTACCCTAGAGTCCAAATAAGCCTTTAACATGTCCAACTTTAAAGTTACCATTCCTTTTTTACTTGTAATATATCATGTCTTAAGATTAGTCGAACTGATCAGCAACAAAATTACGCTCGAAAGAGAGGTGAAGGTGGTGGTAGGAGTGGAATTTGGACTCCACCGGCGATAAATGTTGTggtatcaagtgtgagtaagcaCCACATTGGAAGAAATGAACAACTTTGAGAAGTTTAAGTGAGATGATACATACACTTAATGTCTTAAGATTTTTTGGGAAAAATGTGTGTGTCCAATTCACTTGTGGTTTGCTCTTTAGCGCAATATAAGTGAGATGAGCTAAACATCTGATGCATTACGGTCCAATAGCAGTATCAAAGCCAATAGTTAGTCTACCATGGTGACAACTTCTTCTATTACCACCACACCACATCTAATTATGTCACCCTTAAAGTTGTGAAAATACTAAAATacttaataaaaaaactttGATCAATTCCCCACCACCCCACTCTCACATTCTCCTTCCTCCTTCCTATTATCTATGACTAGGAGCGACTCATCATCTTCTTGAACTCTTCGAAATTCACATTACCATCACCGTCGGCATCCACGTTTCCGATCATTTTCCGGCAATCACCAAGCGAGCACTTCTCCCCCAATTTCCTCATCACCGAGTGCAGTTCCTTCGCTGAAATCAGCCCGTTCTTGTCCAGCTCATACATCTCAAACGCCTCCCGGATCTCCTTCGAAtctccgccgccgccgccgcggTGAAACTCGCCGAACTCCTTGAGATCAATGTGGCCGTCGCCGTTCCGGTCAAGCTCGGCCATCATGCGGCGGACCTCCTCCGCCGTCGTCTTGGATCCCATCGCCGCCATCAGGTCCTTGAGCTCCGAACATGAGATCTTCCCATCGCCGTTCTTGTCGAACTTTTTGAAGATCTCGCGTACCTCGTTGTCCATGGTGGAGAAGAAGAGAGAGTTCGGTTCTGTTTGGTTGAGTTGGTTTTGCGTGACGCGTGATTTTATAGGAAAAGTGATTGTAAACTCAGGAAAAATCGTTAATTAGGTGACAAGTTAAGGGAATTTTGGGTAGTAATAATGGTAGGCAAACGCGTTGTTGTGCAATTATACGAATATTTGTGGAACGTCAGAGTgtggggaaacgggtagttatgccatactcaagatgagaatttgggaaaaagtttgatgggacgaaccgaggttcggacccttattattttagtggatcgagaccttctctgggagttacttgggatgatgagatcttttaaacttataagattagagataaacctaaatggaaactattttacaaggaaaattcataatacactaaacaacctctgaaccctttaaataatgataacaatgtcagatgaaagcttagggcttggatgttagttttggaaaatgagaagtgtcgccgaatccaagttttggggaaactaataagtttctgagtgtgttggtactcttcgctcgatgagcagtttgttgtttgactatctagaggataagtcagggaactataagtttccaagtacattggtactccttcgctctttgagcagtttatttagctatccaaaggatgagccgggaagcttcactgaggcgtgagacttcgtgaaagcatggaacttcactgaagcgtgagacttcgtgaaagtgtgcaaattcactgaagcgtgagacttctagaaagcagaaacttcactgaggcgggagacctcgtggagacgggaaccttcgctgaagcgggagactttgcggaggcgtgaaacttcactgaagcgtgagacttcatgaaggtgtgaaacttcattgaagcgggagacttcatgaaggcgcgaaacttcactgaagcgtgagactttgtgaatgcgtgaaacttcactgaagcgtgagacttcgtgaatgtgtgagatttcactgaagcgtgagacttcgtgaaagcgtaagactccattgaagcgtgagacttcatgaaagcgtgagatttcatcgtcgtttaccctagggcaaac contains:
- the LOC130724522 gene encoding probable calcium-binding protein CML18 → MDNEVREIFKKFDKNGDGKISCSELKDLMAAMGSKTTAEEVRRMMAELDRNGDGHIDLKEFGEFHRGGGGGDSKEIREAFEMYELDKNGLISAKELHSVMRKLGEKCSLGDCRKMIGNVDADGDGNVNFEEFKKMMSRS